One window of Prochlorococcus marinus XMU1408 genomic DNA carries:
- the glyQ gene encoding glycine--tRNA ligase subunit alpha codes for MYFQDIISSLNKFWSDKGCLLLQPYDLEKGAGTMSPHSFLRAIGPEPWAVAYPEPCRRPTDGRYGDNPNRAQHYFQYQVLIKPSLDGIQEIYLSSLDVLGISAKDHDIRFVEDNWESPTLGAWGVGWEVWLDGMEVTQFTYFQQCGGLDCKPVSIEITYGLERLAMYLQNVESIWDLSWNKMTKYGQIWLPFEKGQCKYNFEESNSDNLRKLFEIYEEEAHQLITKKLPSPSLDYVLKCSHTFNLLEARGVISVTERTKIIARIRSLARKVAEAWVQEREVLGFPLCSN; via the coding sequence ATGTATTTCCAAGACATAATTTCAAGTCTCAATAAATTCTGGAGTGATAAAGGTTGCTTGCTGCTACAACCTTACGACTTAGAGAAGGGTGCGGGGACAATGAGTCCTCATTCTTTTTTGAGAGCGATTGGTCCTGAACCTTGGGCTGTAGCTTATCCAGAGCCTTGCAGGAGACCGACAGATGGCAGGTATGGAGACAATCCAAATAGAGCTCAGCATTATTTTCAATATCAAGTTCTTATTAAACCTTCTTTGGATGGCATCCAAGAAATTTATCTGTCTTCTCTTGATGTATTAGGGATTTCAGCTAAGGATCACGATATTAGATTCGTTGAGGACAATTGGGAATCTCCTACTTTAGGTGCCTGGGGCGTGGGATGGGAGGTTTGGCTTGATGGCATGGAAGTTACACAATTTACTTATTTTCAACAATGTGGTGGACTTGATTGCAAGCCTGTCTCGATTGAGATCACTTATGGCCTAGAAAGATTGGCGATGTATTTGCAAAATGTTGAAAGTATTTGGGATCTTTCATGGAACAAAATGACTAAATATGGTCAGATCTGGCTCCCTTTTGAAAAAGGTCAATGTAAATATAATTTTGAAGAATCTAATTCGGATAATTTAAGGAAGCTTTTTGAAATTTATGAAGAAGAAGCTCATCAATTGATAACTAAAAAACTTCCTTCTCCCTCTCTTGATTATGTATTGAAATGTAGTCATACATTTAATTTATTAGAAGCTAGAGGGGTCATATCTGTTACGGAGAGAACTAAGATTATTGCAAGAATCCGATCTTTGGCTCGTAAGGTCGCTGAAGCTTGGGTACAGGAAAGAGAAGTCCTTGGGTTCCCTCTTTGTTCTAATTAA
- a CDS encoding putative 2OG-Fe(II) oxygenase → MEVTPIYPPVTPFLQVKLDQEVVDYLWKIIDIGKIKNIDFKNKLEGNISQSFLLDDIDQFFYKSVCAPLVKLYREKNHNLGDPVSKNALLGPGSKLVLDKFWANYQYKTEFNPYHNHSGVYSFAIWLKIPYDWEDQKKLPQYSEIKDKSIKAGCFEFEYDDTLGSIANYRYTLSSKFEGYMVFFPAKLRHCVYPFYKTDEPRISIAGNLSYLPN, encoded by the coding sequence ATGGAAGTTACACCAATATATCCTCCAGTTACTCCTTTTTTGCAAGTTAAATTGGATCAAGAAGTTGTTGATTATTTATGGAAGATTATTGATATTGGCAAAATTAAAAATATAGATTTTAAAAACAAATTAGAAGGTAATATTTCGCAAAGTTTTTTGCTTGATGATATAGATCAATTTTTTTATAAATCAGTCTGTGCCCCATTAGTAAAATTGTATCGTGAAAAAAACCATAATTTAGGTGACCCTGTCTCTAAAAATGCATTGCTGGGACCTGGAAGTAAATTGGTCTTAGATAAGTTTTGGGCTAATTATCAATATAAAACAGAATTTAATCCCTATCATAATCATTCTGGTGTATATTCGTTCGCCATTTGGTTGAAGATTCCATATGACTGGGAGGATCAAAAGAAATTGCCCCAATATAGTGAGATTAAAGATAAAAGTATAAAGGCAGGTTGTTTTGAATTTGAATATGATGATACTTTAGGATCAATAGCGAATTACAGATATACATTGTCTTCAAAATTTGAAGGTTATATGGTTTTCTTTCCTGCTAAATTAAGACATTGTGTTTATCCTTTTTACAAAACAGATGAACCAAGAATTTCAATAGCAGGAAATCTGTCTTATTTGCCTAATTGA